The Komagataella phaffii GS115 chromosome 4, complete sequence genome includes the window TAAAGTGAACCCATGACCAGCGTGTAGGACACCGTTCATGTAAGGATAagccattgaagaaaaatgttttggtcttcttctgtgTAGTTCGTCACTATCAATACCGTAaggttcttcttcaaaagtagGTGCATCTACCTCAAACACCTTTTCATCTTGCCATATTTTCTGATACTTCTTTTCGATTTCAATCAAGGCATCCCTACGAGAGGTCTGTTGATAATGTTAGTGATCTAGAGTggtaaaaaaaattttcaggTCGTGAATTCGAAAATTGCAAGCCATGAAAACTGTTCACTGTTTGGTACCAACTTACATTCTCGAGGACGATGGTCTTGGACTCTGGAGCACTCATACTCTATGAATTAGGAATAAACAAATACAGTCAATTGTAGGTCCCCCAGTGATATTAGTCTAGTCTTAGAAAGAAGATCGGTTCGCTAGACGGATATTAGAGATGCGAGGGTGAAGCTCGAGGAAAGCCAGTTTATTACTCGAAACAGATATACGTTGGATTTGATATATATGGTATACTTATTTACAGATTACTCTTTAGGTAAATGCATGCGGAGGAATCTGTCCCTGTTGATGAGAGCTCCTGAAGGCTTGAATAGCAGCTTCATAGTTCCAATGGCTTTGCTCGCAAAGCATCAACGTAAACTCGGGATTGAGTTTGGTCTCCATTAAAACTTTGTGGGCCAGTTCTTGCTGCTGAGGTGTAAGATTAGTATTAAGCAGCTGGGAGGTGGGTTGTGGCTGTGTATTCGGTACTTCAGGGTGAACTGCTGGATGTGTAAGTGGTGTGGACGTTCTGGATATTTCTGTGGAACCAGCGGCTGAAGGAGTAGTTCCTACAGCTGCTTCTTGATTCCTTTTTGTAACTACCCAGGCGTTCGTAGGAATGTGTGGCCTTATCAACAGAAGATCAGATGCCACTATCATTGCTCCATTAGGACCAAAGACAATCACAAAAGTACGGTCAAATGAACGCTTGGACAGAGAAGATCTTTGGCCTTTATAATGAGATCTTACACCAGATTGAACTGGTTGAACAGGTGCAGCCGTTTCCTCAAATTCCCCGTGTAGTGATACAATGATACCGTTTAGTTGTGGAAAAGACCAAGATTCTATAGCAAACTGATCTATTTTTTCTAAAAGCTTGTGTGATGTCATTGGAAGACAGTTGAACAGTCGCAAAATTTGTTCTTGACCAACTGCTAATCGTGACATTCtagatttttcatttgaaattcttgtcAAATTACgagaatttgaaagataATATGACCATGAGTTGCCACTAGGAACAGTTGAATTGCCTGTAGGATCCGGAGAAGGATGTGCAGTGTCGATTTGGAAGGAGAATTGAGACTCCGGTGCGTATAATTGAAGTAGTTGGTCTCTTGCAGAATCCCATAACTTTAAGTAATTAGTTAAAAAGTTTGTTGCTACGCCTTGTGTGGTCTCATTCTCAAAAAACATGGATACGGTAGGAGCTggaaatttgaaaattgtgGACACTTTATTTTCATCTCTAACATATTCACCATCCAACATGATTAAACGCGGAAAATGTCTGATTACCTCCGATCTGTAGTTACGGTCCATCGATTGAGTTGTGAGAGGGTTATTCATTATCACCAGTTCTCTTAAACGAGTGAATTTGTGTCTgcaattttcaaagaaacgAACCTTCTGAATGTTATTATCCTGCAGGGACAAATTCTTCACACGTGGAAAAGTACTGCCTAATATGGATAGATAAGTATTTGAATCGTTGATGTTGTTATTGGCCATGCTAATAGTATCAACTTGCAAGTTTTCTTGCGATGCTAATTTCATTAAGGCAGGGAAcatcttggaagaagtaGAAGCTGATGAGAATAAACCCTGGGAGACTAAAGTTGGGTCGTTGACCATATTCGTCAGGTCCAAAAAGCGAATTTCGGCATTATAACGACTCAACAGAAACTGTTTCAACAATTGGATAGTACGGGCAGTATCTGGTGAACCAGCGTTACCATTTCCGTTAGTGCTAGTGTTAGCTGTGATTTTTAGACTCTGGCCGGCAAATTTGACACCGTTCCAATTAACCAAATCAGTGGCGTCCTTCTGGGTATTTACCGTAGCCTGTATCGTTCCAGTGTGATCCA containing:
- a CDS encoding Poly(A)RNA binding protein involved in nuclear mRNA export, encoding MSYRGRGRGGYGRNQFNGGNNYSSHQSFAAQPSFTVEIRNWNNASKDDLVSFIARKTRIKLQNVIVDHTGTIQATVNTQKDATDLVNWNGVKFAGQSLKITANTSTNGNGNAGSPDTARTIQLLKQFLLSRYNAEIRFLDLTNMVNDPTLVSQGLFSSASTSSKMFPALMKLASQENLQVDTISMANNNINDSNTYLSILGSTFPRVKNLSLQDNNIQKVRFFENCRHKFTRLRELVIMNNPLTTQSMDRNYRSEVIRHFPRLIMLDGEYVRDENKVSTIFKFPAPTVSMFFENETTQGVATNFLTNYLKLWDSARDQLLQLYAPESQFSFQIDTAHPSPDPTGNSTVPSGNSWSYYLSNSRNLTRISNEKSRMSRLAVGQEQILRLFNCLPMTSHKLLEKIDQFAIESWSFPQLNGIIVSLHGEFEETAAPVQPVQSGVRSHYKGQRSSLSKRSFDRTFVIVFGPNGAMIVASDLLLIRPHIPTNAWVVTKRNQEAAVGTTPSAAGSTEISRTSTPLTHPAVHPEVPNTQPQPTSQLLNTNLTPQQQELAHKVLMETKLNPEFTLMLCEQSHWNYEAAIQAFRSSHQQGQIPPHAFT